A part of Sulfurimonas sp. HSL-1716 genomic DNA contains:
- a CDS encoding endonuclease III domain-containing protein, translated as MANKILHIYKRLYETYGAQGWWPFMDGGYHPGEYDYPKNEAQIFEICLGVILTQNTTFTSVVKSLQNIKDMDCLDHESIQNISLEDLKKALRPSGYFNQKAAYILGFIDFFKNLNGRTPSRKELLAVKGIGEESADSILLYAYNRPEFVVDAYTKRLLSHLGLINERAKYEEIKMLMQNKIAEEIKEEKDIVAFYQEYHALIVAHAKRHYSKKPYGEGCFL; from the coding sequence TTGGCAAATAAGATTCTGCATATATATAAGCGTTTGTATGAAACTTACGGAGCGCAGGGCTGGTGGCCTTTTATGGACGGCGGCTACCATCCCGGCGAGTACGATTACCCCAAAAACGAGGCGCAGATATTTGAAATATGTCTGGGTGTCATTCTCACGCAAAACACAACATTTACCTCTGTCGTAAAATCCCTACAAAACATAAAAGATATGGATTGTCTGGATCATGAAAGTATTCAAAACATCTCTTTGGAAGATCTGAAAAAGGCTCTCAGACCCTCGGGTTATTTCAACCAGAAAGCCGCATATATCCTGGGATTCATAGATTTTTTTAAAAACCTCAATGGCAGAACTCCTTCACGTAAAGAGCTTTTGGCGGTAAAAGGGATAGGAGAGGAGAGTGCGGACTCTATACTGCTGTATGCCTATAACAGACCAGAATTTGTCGTGGATGCTTATACCAAAAGACTGCTATCTCATCTTGGGCTCATAAACGAGCGTGCAAAATACGAAGAGATCAAGATGCTGATGCAAAACAAGATAGCAGAGGAAATAAAAGAGGAAAAAGATATCGTTGCTTTTTATCAGGAGTATCATGCGCTTATAGTCGCGCATGCAAAAAGACATTACTCCAAAAAGCCTTATGGTGAAGGATGCTTTTTATAG
- a CDS encoding DUF695 domain-containing protein, translating into MREFYTQIEDGGLVKIEVELEAQQMIDEVEFYPWLYTVFIKLKHPLPEGLADEEEEDFLFECRDRLVLKLEEKEKAVYVGSKTTAGWYELYFYLQDPKGMENKTKDVLNAFGYKFESNAVKDKKWNLYETSLYPDLLQAHHIQSRQIIEEILEEGDDITKPREVEHYLLFQTVSLREKFAAFLQEHDLTCKEEFERDAKEYVYGMIVPVIQAVDIQTMNKTTDMFMELCSKNHGYYEGWSTSMADEQN; encoded by the coding sequence ATGAGAGAGTTTTATACACAGATAGAAGACGGCGGTTTAGTCAAGATAGAAGTCGAACTGGAAGCACAGCAGATGATAGACGAAGTCGAATTCTATCCTTGGCTTTATACGGTGTTTATTAAACTCAAACATCCTCTGCCTGAGGGTCTTGCAGACGAGGAGGAGGAAGATTTCCTTTTTGAGTGCAGGGATAGGCTCGTATTAAAACTCGAAGAGAAAGAAAAAGCCGTTTACGTAGGCTCAAAAACGACTGCAGGTTGGTATGAGCTCTATTTTTATCTGCAAGACCCAAAAGGTATGGAAAACAAGACGAAAGATGTTTTAAACGCATTTGGTTACAAGTTTGAAAGCAATGCCGTAAAAGACAAAAAATGGAATCTTTACGAAACAAGTCTTTACCCGGATCTTTTGCAGGCGCATCATATTCAAAGCCGTCAGATCATCGAAGAAATATTAGAAGAGGGTGATGATATAACAAAACCCAGAGAGGTCGAACACTATCTTCTTTTTCAAACCGTGTCATTACGCGAAAAGTTCGCGGCTTTTTTGCAAGAACATGATCTGACATGCAAAGAGGAGTTCGAACGTGATGCAAAGGAGTATGTCTACGGCATGATCGTACCCGTCATACAGGCTGTCGATATACAGACGATGAACAAGACCACAGATATGTTTATGGAGCTTTGTTCGAAAAACCATGGTTATTATGAAGGCTGGAGTACATCGATGGCGGATGAGCAAAATTGA
- a CDS encoding methylated-DNA--[protein]-cysteine S-methyltransferase, whose product MQNTLDNLHNNYNQIEKAIRYIDENFKEQPSVEQIAHSIGMSKFHFIRVFKEYVGVTPMQFLHSVTLNYAKEHIKESKSVLDSALDIGLSSSSRLHELFVNLIGVTPKEYREKGKDVLITYGYGSTPFGEALIAFTDKGICYMGFIDENKGAVYERFMSLWENATHLQDDNKAKEYLQNIFIKKKKYDLVVKGTNFQVNVWKALLNLPNGTVATYNDIATYLDKPKAVRAVASAIGKNHIGYLIPCHRVIAKSGAMSGYRWGIERKKILIAYESINKEEQ is encoded by the coding sequence ATGCAAAACACGTTAGATAACTTACATAACAACTACAACCAGATCGAAAAAGCGATCCGTTATATCGATGAAAACTTCAAAGAACAGCCCTCCGTAGAGCAGATAGCCCACAGCATCGGGATGAGCAAGTTTCACTTTATCCGCGTGTTTAAAGAATACGTGGGCGTGACACCTATGCAGTTTCTTCACAGCGTTACCCTCAACTATGCAAAAGAGCACATTAAAGAATCTAAGTCGGTTTTAGACAGCGCTTTGGATATCGGGCTTTCCAGCTCCAGCAGACTGCACGAACTGTTTGTGAACCTCATCGGTGTAACACCGAAAGAGTATAGGGAAAAAGGCAAAGACGTTCTCATAACCTACGGGTACGGCAGTACACCGTTTGGCGAGGCGCTAATAGCTTTTACCGATAAGGGAATATGCTATATGGGATTTATAGACGAGAATAAAGGTGCCGTATATGAACGCTTTATGAGTCTCTGGGAAAATGCAACACATTTACAAGACGATAATAAGGCAAAAGAGTACTTGCAAAACATCTTCATCAAAAAGAAAAAGTACGACCTTGTGGTCAAGGGTACGAACTTTCAGGTAAACGTGTGGAAAGCGCTTTTAAACCTGCCAAACGGCACGGTGGCAACATACAACGACATTGCGACCTACCTTGACAAACCAAAGGCGGTGCGTGCGGTTGCCAGTGCCATAGGCAAGAACCATATAGGCTACCTCATCCCATGTCATAGGGTCATTGCCAAAAGCGGTGCCATGAGTGGATACAGATGGGGCATAGAACGCAAAAAGATACTCATAGCATACGAGTCGATAAATAAGGAAGAACAATGA
- a CDS encoding GNAT family acetyltransferase: MTLKVADIQDIDKVLQLHYRYQIDSINEEDKKDGFVTTPFTAEQLKELIEKEQGLFIAVKEDEVVAYVMAASWQFWSVWPMFAYMIEGLGELEYKRQKLSVNNSYQYGPICIDKSVRGSGVLETIFDFAREHMAKRYPILVTFINKINPRSYEAHTRKLGLEVIKEFSYNGNNYYELAYDTSKRIS, translated from the coding sequence ATGACACTGAAGGTCGCTGACATACAAGATATAGACAAAGTACTGCAACTGCATTACAGATATCAAATAGATTCCATAAACGAAGAGGATAAAAAAGACGGCTTTGTAACTACGCCTTTTACTGCCGAACAGTTAAAAGAGCTGATTGAAAAGGAACAGGGGCTTTTTATTGCCGTGAAAGAAGATGAGGTCGTAGCTTATGTCATGGCGGCATCGTGGCAGTTTTGGTCTGTATGGCCGATGTTTGCATATATGATAGAGGGTCTTGGCGAGTTGGAATACAAAAGGCAAAAGCTCAGTGTGAACAACTCCTATCAGTACGGACCTATTTGTATAGATAAAAGTGTACGGGGAAGCGGTGTATTGGAGACTATATTCGATTTTGCAAGAGAGCATATGGCAAAGCGTTATCCGATCCTTGTGACTTTCATCAACAAGATCAACCCGCGCTCATACGAAGCTCATACAAGAAAGCTGGGGTTAGAGGTCATAAAGGAGTTCTCGTATAACGGAAATAATTACTATGAATTGGCCTATGATACCTCAAAAAGGATTTCTTAA
- a CDS encoding nucleoside deaminase codes for MDKFLEAAIEEARSGLREGGIPIGSVLVIDGKIVGRGHNRRVQNSSSILHAEMDCLENAGRLKAEDYKRATLYSTLSPCDMCSGAVLLYGIKKVVVGENRTFKGPEEYVRSRGVELTVADNKECRELMESFIKSSPKLWDEDIGK; via the coding sequence ATGGACAAGTTCTTAGAAGCGGCGATAGAAGAGGCAAGATCAGGCCTGCGCGAAGGCGGAATCCCTATCGGTTCCGTGCTGGTCATAGACGGCAAGATAGTCGGACGGGGACATAACAGGCGTGTCCAAAACTCAAGCTCCATTTTGCATGCGGAGATGGACTGTCTTGAGAATGCGGGAAGACTTAAAGCGGAAGACTATAAAAGAGCCACTCTTTACTCGACTCTTTCTCCGTGCGATATGTGCAGCGGTGCCGTGCTTTTGTACGGTATCAAAAAAGTCGTCGTCGGAGAAAACAGGACGTTTAAGGGTCCTGAGGAGTATGTCCGTTCGCGAGGCGTAGAACTCACCGTAGCAGACAATAAAGAGTGCCGTGAACTCATGGAATCTTTCATAAAGTCATCGCCAAAACTGTGGGATGAGGACATTGGCAAATAA
- a CDS encoding FMN-binding protein, with the protein MLSEKLKEVFEHEGVVTIIAQGKDFPHAVNTWNSYVSLCNNCLIVPVGGMNTMEKILENDNRVLVTAGAKEVNGLHGQGTGFLIKGNAAILFQGKEYEEIAKRFVWARAAMKIDISDLNQTT; encoded by the coding sequence ATGTTGTCGGAAAAATTAAAAGAAGTATTTGAACATGAAGGAGTCGTCACTATCATTGCACAGGGAAAGGATTTTCCGCATGCGGTCAACACATGGAACTCTTATGTATCGCTTTGCAATAATTGTTTGATCGTGCCTGTAGGCGGTATGAATACAATGGAAAAAATATTGGAAAACGACAATAGAGTTCTGGTAACCGCCGGTGCCAAAGAAGTGAATGGCTTGCATGGGCAGGGGACGGGGTTTCTCATTAAAGGCAATGCGGCAATTTTATTTCAGGGTAAAGAGTACGAAGAGATTGCCAAAAGGTTCGTTTGGGCAAGAGCTGCGATGAAAATCGATATTAGTGATCTCAACCAAACGACATAG
- a CDS encoding YbhB/YbcL family Raf kinase inhibitor-like protein: MRFLVFVLFSLGIACAGNFTLTSDLGGQLTKKEEFNGFGCNGQNKSPALKWRGAPAGTKSFAVTIYDPDAPTGSGWWHWIVYNIPKSVTSVVENASALGLLPKLAVESTTSYGIGGFGGACPPKGDKPHRYVITVYALDVAKLDLPTNASPALVGFNLNAHAIQKSSIISYYGR, encoded by the coding sequence ATGCGTTTTTTAGTCTTCGTTCTCTTTTCTCTTGGTATTGCTTGTGCCGGAAATTTTACTCTTACTAGCGATCTTGGCGGACAGCTTACGAAAAAAGAGGAGTTTAACGGTTTTGGATGCAATGGACAGAACAAATCTCCCGCACTCAAATGGAGAGGTGCTCCTGCAGGTACGAAAAGCTTCGCCGTTACTATTTATGATCCTGATGCTCCTACGGGAAGCGGATGGTGGCACTGGATCGTGTATAACATTCCAAAGTCGGTGACAAGCGTTGTAGAGAATGCAAGCGCCCTTGGGCTTCTTCCAAAACTTGCGGTAGAGAGTACTACGAGTTACGGTATAGGCGGTTTTGGCGGTGCCTGCCCTCCAAAAGGGGACAAACCTCACAGATACGTCATCACGGTCTATGCGCTTGATGTCGCAAAACTCGACTTGCCGACAAATGCAAGCCCCGCACTTGTAGGTTTTAACCTAAACGCCCACGCCATACAAAAAAGTTCGATCATCTCGTATTACGGCAGATAA
- a CDS encoding UDP-2,3-diacylglucosamine diphosphatase encodes MNYKSIFVSDIHLGTRFSQAEVFLDFLKDTESENLIFVGDIIDGWAIKRKFKWAQSHSDVIQKILRKARKGTKVHYITGNHDEFLRDFIPLFLGDNLEISNAMDYHAINGKRYLVTHGDFFDSITMTKRWLAVLGDIGYDLTLYLNHHLNIIRKLFRIKKHWSLSKYVKDNVKSSVSFITNYEDILAEHAKRNDYDGVICGHIHKAEIKSIDMVEYLNCGDWVESCTAVVEHYDGRFEIIHWLER; translated from the coding sequence ATGAATTATAAGTCAATCTTCGTATCGGATATCCACCTAGGAACGCGTTTCTCTCAAGCTGAAGTTTTTTTGGATTTTTTAAAAGACACGGAATCTGAAAATTTAATCTTTGTCGGCGACATCATAGACGGCTGGGCCATTAAAAGAAAGTTCAAGTGGGCGCAGTCGCACTCTGACGTTATCCAAAAGATCCTCCGAAAAGCCAGAAAAGGCACAAAAGTTCACTATATCACGGGCAATCATGACGAATTCTTAAGAGATTTCATTCCTCTTTTTTTGGGCGATAATCTGGAGATATCAAACGCAATGGATTACCACGCCATAAACGGAAAGAGATATCTGGTCACACATGGGGATTTCTTCGACAGTATCACGATGACAAAAAGATGGCTGGCGGTGCTGGGCGATATCGGTTACGATCTCACGCTTTATCTCAACCATCATCTAAACATCATTAGAAAATTGTTTCGTATAAAAAAACACTGGTCTCTTTCAAAATATGTAAAAGACAATGTGAAGAGCTCGGTAAGCTTCATTACCAACTATGAGGATATTCTGGCTGAACATGCGAAAAGGAACGATTACGACGGCGTTATCTGCGGGCATATCCATAAAGCGGAGATAAAAAGCATAGACATGGTAGAATACTTAAATTGCGGTGACTGGGTAGAATCATGCACGGCGGTCGTCGAACATTATGACGGCAGATTCGAGATCATACATTGGCTGGAGAGATGA
- a CDS encoding patatin-like phospholipase family protein: MKEITLALSGGAARGAYHLGVLQFIEESDIEVKAISATSIGAIIGASWLSGVSAKEQLAIFKSKEFKKIFRFNFFRNSIYRLDSTAKIVQKLVPKKNIQDFDIPFYVTAVDLNSGQNLYFDSGDIKTLCFGSSALVPIFAPVRYNGYKLADGGFIDHIPTQPLKAFPFEIVAVNLHPICKREVNDGIMSYIKRVLYISMYRDTFDAKINSDIYITSKKLLDYSIFSFYHFDELFELGYHDAKEKFNSKL, translated from the coding sequence ATGAAAGAGATAACATTGGCCCTTTCAGGCGGTGCCGCACGCGGTGCTTATCATCTGGGAGTCTTACAATTCATTGAAGAAAGCGATATAGAGGTCAAAGCGATAAGCGCGACCTCCATCGGGGCTATCATAGGCGCCAGCTGGCTGAGCGGGGTCAGTGCAAAAGAACAGCTCGCCATCTTTAAATCAAAAGAGTTCAAGAAGATATTCCGCTTCAATTTTTTCAGAAACTCCATATACAGACTCGACAGCACGGCAAAGATAGTGCAAAAACTCGTACCGAAAAAGAACATACAGGATTTCGATATACCTTTTTACGTCACGGCAGTCGATCTTAACAGCGGGCAAAATCTCTATTTCGACAGCGGAGACATCAAGACTCTGTGTTTTGGATCATCGGCGCTCGTACCGATCTTCGCTCCCGTAAGATACAACGGATACAAACTTGCAGACGGCGGGTTCATAGACCATATCCCCACACAGCCTTTAAAAGCCTTTCCTTTTGAGATCGTTGCGGTCAATCTGCATCCGATCTGCAAAAGAGAGGTAAACGACGGAATAATGAGCTACATTAAAAGAGTGCTTTATATCAGTATGTACAGGGATACTTTCGATGCCAAGATCAACAGCGATATCTATATAACCTCAAAAAAACTGCTTGACTACAGTATTTTTTCCTTTTACCATTTTGACGAGCTCTTCGAACTGGGCTATCACGATGCAAAAGAGAAATTTAATTCAAAATTATAG
- a CDS encoding saccharopine dehydrogenase family protein, with the protein MATTLIIGAGGVGRVVAHKCVMNKDVFGRIVLASRTLGRCKTIQEELDGAIEITTVDADKTEEVIKLINETGADIVINVALPYQDLAIMDACIATKTPYLDTANYEHPDEAKFEYKLQWERDAKFKEAGIMGLLGSGFDPGATNVFCAYAQKHYFDEIHTIDILDCNAGDHGYAFATNFNPEINLREVSANGRYWENGEWIETKPLEIMQVWDYPEVGPKDSYLLYHEEMESLVQNIKGLKRIRFFMTFGQSYIKHMEVLQNVGMLGIEPVEHQGMKIVPIEFLKTLLPDPASLGARTKGKTNIGIVAEGIKDGKKRKIYIYQVKDHEECYAETKSQGVSYTTGVPAMIGAKLMLKGIWSGTGVFNMEQMDPDPFMDELNTQGLPWQVKEL; encoded by the coding sequence ATGGCAACAACATTGATTATAGGCGCCGGTGGAGTAGGCCGTGTCGTAGCACACAAGTGCGTTATGAATAAAGACGTATTTGGTCGTATCGTACTCGCAAGCAGAACTCTGGGGCGATGCAAAACGATCCAAGAGGAGCTTGACGGAGCTATCGAGATAACGACGGTCGATGCCGATAAAACGGAAGAGGTAATAAAACTGATCAATGAAACGGGTGCGGATATCGTCATAAACGTCGCGCTTCCTTACCAGGATTTAGCGATTATGGACGCTTGTATCGCGACTAAGACTCCATATCTTGACACTGCCAACTATGAACATCCGGATGAAGCGAAGTTCGAATACAAGCTGCAATGGGAAAGAGACGCGAAGTTCAAAGAAGCGGGGATCATGGGGCTGCTCGGTTCAGGCTTCGACCCGGGTGCGACAAACGTGTTTTGTGCCTATGCCCAAAAGCATTATTTTGATGAGATCCACACTATCGATATCCTTGACTGTAATGCGGGCGACCACGGTTATGCGTTTGCTACGAACTTCAACCCTGAGATAAACCTAAGAGAAGTAAGCGCGAACGGCCGCTACTGGGAAAACGGCGAGTGGATAGAGACAAAACCTCTAGAGATCATGCAGGTTTGGGATTATCCTGAAGTGGGGCCGAAAGACAGCTATCTTCTTTATCATGAAGAGATGGAGTCGTTGGTTCAAAACATCAAAGGGCTTAAACGTATCCGTTTCTTTATGACATTTGGACAAAGCTACATCAAACATATGGAAGTGCTGCAAAACGTCGGTATGCTCGGGATTGAGCCGGTAGAGCATCAAGGGATGAAGATCGTGCCTATCGAATTCCTAAAAACACTGCTTCCTGATCCGGCAAGCTTGGGTGCCCGTACAAAAGGAAAAACGAACATCGGTATCGTTGCAGAGGGTATCAAAGACGGTAAAAAGCGCAAGATCTATATCTATCAGGTAAAAGACCATGAAGAGTGCTACGCAGAGACAAAAAGTCAAGGCGTGTCATATACTACCGGTGTTCCTGCGATGATCGGTGCAAAACTGATGCTCAAAGGTATCTGGAGCGGGACAGGCGTGTTCAATATGGAACAGATGGATCCTGATCCTTTTATGGATGAGTTGAACACTCAGGGTCTTCCATGGCAGGTTAAAGAGCTGTAA
- a CDS encoding diacylglycerol kinase — MKPNKPKYTLFKNATYALEGFIEITKHESSFKLQLLLFVVMNIVAWVLNIGFMNSAMLSLSLFIPIIAEVTNSAIERVVDLVTVEHHIMAKRAKDAGATLVLLSLVLTACIWIVILLDAFKLV, encoded by the coding sequence ATGAAACCAAATAAACCCAAATATACACTATTTAAAAACGCGACTTATGCGCTGGAAGGTTTTATCGAGATAACAAAACATGAGAGCTCTTTTAAACTGCAGCTGCTTCTTTTTGTCGTGATGAATATCGTGGCATGGGTTTTGAATATCGGTTTTATGAACAGTGCGATGCTTTCGCTCTCTTTGTTCATCCCTATCATCGCCGAAGTTACTAACAGCGCCATAGAACGTGTTGTCGATCTGGTCACGGTCGAGCATCATATCATGGCAAAACGTGCCAAAGACGCTGGAGCCACTCTTGTTCTTTTGAGCCTTGTACTTACGGCATGTATCTGGATTGTCATACTGCTCGACGCTTTTAAATTAGTTTGA
- a CDS encoding MFS transporter has protein sequence MKQLFKVKGIIYYTLALFLNAFTDLGHKIIIQNTIFKVYDGSEQIVLTAVVNAMILLPFILLFTPSGYLSDRFPKNVIMKYSALFAVFITLGITFSYYKGWFLSAFFLTFLLALQSALYSPAKYGYIKELVGVKLLTGGNAIVQATTTVAILGGIIFYTVLFEMNITTAFTDEASILKMVAPLGWLLVVGSIIEYIFTSKLQDKTMKQSRNTFDIKKYVQGYYLRKNIKILTRKRDIIESVVALSVFWSISQVVLAIFGAYAKDTLKIDNTIYVQGAMALAGIGIILGSILASRFSRYYVHIGMVPFAAFGLSLMVLLLPFSSSFSAVVVLFMLFGIFAGLFIVPLNAYIQELAPRVHLGTILAGNNFVQNIFMFFFLSVTTVFAYFGMDVQMLFFIMFFVGFGMALYMLRRHIVMFLWFLFESVLGLRYKFKFVGVEHIPHDGAILFMGNHISWIDWIIMQFPIKRRVSFMMERDIYHWRFFHKLWKLGNAIPLSAKASKDAFLEAKHRIAEGGCVVIFPEGRISYTGEMGEFYRGYELIAGKSEGVIIPYYIGGMWGSVLSRSKKRHNETGGFFKRRITVIYGKPIPLNTKAEKIKTELYRLKEKYETK, from the coding sequence TTGAAGCAACTCTTTAAAGTAAAGGGTATCATCTACTACACTCTTGCCCTGTTTTTAAATGCTTTTACCGATCTTGGACATAAGATCATCATTCAAAACACTATCTTTAAGGTATATGACGGAAGTGAGCAGATAGTTCTTACCGCCGTCGTGAACGCAATGATCCTTCTTCCTTTTATCCTTCTTTTTACGCCTTCAGGATACTTGAGCGACAGGTTCCCTAAAAACGTCATTATGAAATACTCGGCGCTTTTTGCCGTTTTCATCACGCTGGGTATAACTTTTTCGTACTATAAGGGATGGTTCTTGAGCGCTTTTTTTCTTACTTTTTTACTTGCTCTGCAAAGTGCTTTGTATTCTCCGGCTAAATACGGCTATATCAAAGAGCTTGTAGGCGTGAAGCTTCTGACAGGAGGAAATGCGATTGTGCAGGCGACCACCACTGTCGCGATACTCGGCGGAATCATCTTTTATACTGTCCTTTTTGAGATGAATATTACGACTGCATTTACCGATGAGGCGTCTATTTTAAAGATGGTAGCACCTCTAGGATGGCTTTTGGTCGTAGGCTCGATCATAGAGTATATCTTTACGAGCAAGCTTCAAGACAAGACGATGAAGCAAAGCCGAAATACGTTTGATATTAAAAAATATGTACAAGGATATTATCTTAGGAAAAATATAAAGATACTCACAAGAAAGCGCGATATCATCGAGTCTGTCGTGGCATTGTCCGTTTTTTGGTCCATCTCTCAGGTAGTGCTTGCCATTTTCGGCGCGTATGCAAAAGATACTTTGAAAATCGATAATACCATCTATGTTCAAGGAGCTATGGCATTAGCCGGGATAGGCATTATCTTGGGTTCGATTCTGGCGTCAAGATTTTCAAGATATTATGTTCATATCGGAATGGTTCCATTTGCGGCGTTCGGGTTGAGCCTGATGGTCTTGCTGCTGCCTTTTAGTTCATCATTCTCGGCGGTCGTAGTGCTTTTTATGCTTTTTGGTATTTTTGCGGGACTTTTCATCGTTCCGCTCAACGCTTATATCCAAGAACTTGCTCCGCGCGTGCATCTTGGGACCATACTCGCGGGCAATAACTTCGTGCAAAATATCTTTATGTTCTTCTTTTTATCGGTCACGACCGTTTTTGCATATTTCGGGATGGATGTGCAGATGCTGTTTTTTATCATGTTTTTTGTCGGTTTTGGCATGGCCCTTTATATGCTCCGCCGTCATATCGTTATGTTCTTGTGGTTTTTGTTCGAATCCGTCTTGGGACTTAGATACAAGTTCAAGTTTGTCGGTGTGGAACATATTCCGCATGACGGGGCTATACTCTTTATGGGCAACCATATAAGCTGGATAGACTGGATCATCATGCAGTTTCCCATTAAAAGGCGCGTGTCGTTTATGATGGAGAGGGATATCTACCATTGGAGATTCTTTCATAAGCTCTGGAAGCTCGGAAATGCCATCCCTCTCTCGGCAAAAGCGAGTAAAGATGCTTTTTTAGAAGCAAAGCACCGCATAGCCGAAGGAGGGTGCGTAGTTATCTTTCCAGAAGGCCGTATTAGCTATACGGGAGAGATGGGAGAGTTCTACCGCGGATACGAATTAATCGCAGGTAAAAGTGAAGGTGTTATAATTCCATATTACATCGGCGGAATGTGGGGAAGCGTGCTTTCAAGAAGTAAAAAACGCCATAACGAGACAGGCGGCTTTTTTAAACGCCGCATCACCGTTATTTACGGCAAACCGATACCGCTTAATACAAAAGCAGAAAAGATCAAAACAGAGCTGTACAGACTAAAGGAAAAGTATGAAACCAAATAA
- the ribB gene encoding 3,4-dihydroxy-2-butanone-4-phosphate synthase, with amino-acid sequence MNQCMKKSDYELKVTAALKSLQQGQGVIVTDDDNRENEADIIYCAQYLTEGQMALLIRECSGIVCLCLTEEKVEELGLSMMVQDNRSQFQTAFTVSIEAKEGVTTGVSAKDRLTTVKAALKGRDNIVSPGHVFPLKAKKGGVLERAGHTEASIDLMKLAGLEPYAVLCELTNPDGTMAKGDDITRFALYHDMPVVSVADIKRFRKN; translated from the coding sequence ATGAATCAATGCATGAAAAAAAGTGACTACGAACTAAAGGTCACAGCCGCATTAAAGTCTTTACAACAAGGTCAAGGAGTCATCGTCACCGATGATGACAACAGAGAAAACGAAGCCGATATCATCTATTGCGCACAGTATCTTACAGAAGGGCAGATGGCACTGCTTATCCGAGAGTGCAGCGGTATAGTCTGCTTGTGTCTAACAGAAGAGAAAGTCGAAGAGCTTGGACTTTCTATGATGGTGCAAGACAACCGCTCTCAGTTTCAAACTGCATTTACCGTCTCCATAGAAGCAAAAGAGGGTGTAACGACGGGAGTTTCTGCAAAAGACAGGCTCACAACCGTAAAAGCTGCTCTAAAGGGACGAGATAACATTGTTTCCCCCGGTCATGTCTTTCCGTTAAAGGCCAAAAAAGGCGGAGTATTGGAGCGTGCAGGGCATACCGAAGCAAGTATCGACCTTATGAAACTTGCTGGCTTAGAGCCTTATGCCGTCTTATGCGAACTTACAAATCCCGATGGAACAATGGCAAAGGGCGATGACATAACAAGGTTCGCTCTTTATCATGATATGCCTGTAGTGAGTGTTGCAGATATTAAGCGATTTAGAAAAAATTGA
- a CDS encoding pyridoxamine 5'-phosphate oxidase family protein, which produces MRRDEFEVNDPAVVRKLLKECDYGVLSLMSDNEPYGVAVNFVAYEDMICFHGAYEGRKADAIKTHPFASFLAVSPQALIPSYFSDTKSACAATQFYISVMIEGEISFTEDSSFKAGALEAMMQKFQPEGGYIPLHTEDPAYTKMLERTAIYVLKPRKTSLKVKIGQNRSKEMQQRILKNLRERGEAADLETIALMEKYL; this is translated from the coding sequence ATGCGACGAGACGAGTTCGAGGTTAACGACCCCGCTGTTGTAAGGAAGCTGTTAAAAGAGTGTGATTACGGTGTTTTATCGCTTATGAGCGATAACGAACCCTACGGTGTAGCCGTGAATTTTGTCGCTTATGAAGATATGATCTGTTTTCATGGAGCATATGAGGGCAGAAAAGCCGATGCTATTAAAACGCATCCTTTTGCTTCTTTTTTGGCAGTATCGCCTCAAGCTTTGATCCCCTCGTACTTTAGCGATACAAAATCAGCCTGTGCAGCAACGCAGTTTTATATCTCGGTCATGATCGAAGGTGAAATATCTTTTACAGAAGATAGTTCTTTTAAAGCCGGCGCGTTAGAAGCGATGATGCAAAAATTTCAGCCGGAAGGCGGGTACATACCTCTGCATACCGAAGATCCCGCCTATACAAAAATGCTTGAACGTACCGCCATATATGTATTAAAACCGAGAAAGACGAGCCTTAAAGTAAAAATAGGGCAAAACAGGTCTAAAGAGATGCAACAGCGCATCTTGAAAAATCTTCGTGAAAGAGGAGAAGCCGCCGATCTTGAGACGATCGCGTTGATGGAAAAATATTTATGA